The genomic stretch GTCGGCCGTCGAGGACGCCAAGCGGGTCGCCTCTAAACTGGGCGTCCCTCACTATGTGCTGAACTTCCGCGACTACTTTGAAACGGAGGTCATCGAATACTTCGGCCGCGAGTATTTGGCCGGCCAAACGCCCAACCCTTGCATTCGCTGCAACCGGGTGATCAAGTTCGAGGGCCTTTTGCAAAAATCGCTCGCCCTCGGCGCTGCCAAAGTGGCCACCGGCCATTACGCCCGCATCGAGCAGGACAGTGCCACGGGCCGCTACCGCCTGGGCCGGGGCATTGACGCGAACAAAGACCAGTCCTACGCCCTCTTTAACATGACCCAGGAGCAGCTCTCCCGGACGCTCTTCCCGCTGGGCGGTTTTACCAAGCCGGAGATCCGTGAAAAGGCGGCCCAACTGGGCCTGGCCGTCGCCTCCAAGCCCGACAGCCAAGAGATCTGCTTCATCCCCGACAACGACTACCGGCGCTTCTTGGAGGAACGCTACCCCGACCACCGCTTCCAGCCTGGTCCCTTCGTCGATCAGGAGGGCAATGTCATCGGCACGCACCGGGGGTTGCCCTTTTACACGGTAGGCCAGCGCAAGGGCCTGGGCGTCGCCTTCGGCTTTCCGGCCTACGTGATCGCCCTCGATGTGGAACACAACGCCGTCGTCATCGGCCCTGACGAGGCGGTGAAAGGCCGGCGGCTCCTGGCCGACGACCTCAACTGGATCGACATTGCGGGCCTGAAAGCGCCGATGGAAGTGGAGGCCAAGATCCGCTACAGCGCCTCACCGGCAATAGCGGTCATCTCTCCCGTCAAAGACGGTTCCGCCGTCATCGTAGAATTCGCTGCGCCCCAGCGGGCGATCACGCCGGGACAAGCCGTCGTCTTTTACCGGGGCGATTGGGTCGTCGGCGGCGGCACCATCGTTCGCAACCTGGATCTGAAGCTGCCCGAGATCCGTCATCCCGAGCCGAAGCCAGTGAAAGGCGTCAAGGCGAAAGGACGAGTATAAAAGCCGTCCGCTGCCGTCAACAATAGATCATGGAAAAGTTCCCAAAAGCCGCTTCAACGCTAACATGAGGGGAGACCGCCGCAGCAGTGCGAAAGGGAAGAGATATCATTCACCTGCCTGTGGTTCACTCTGCGACGGGCAAGACCGTCGGCCGGGTCACCGATTTGATCGTCAACACCAGGGAAGGCCGGGTGACGGGGTTGCTGCTGGCGGCAGAAGGGGAAAGCGCCAACCGGCGCATCGATTGGACGCAGGTCATCTATGATCGGGACGTGATCCGGACCGAAGCGGAGCCAGCGCCTCATGACCCGGCGTCGCTTGAGCCGAAGCCACATGATCGAGCGGGACATGATTCTGCGTCCCACGAATCGGCCGGTCATGCGCTAGCGATGCAAGAGCCAGCGGGTCATGCGCCTGATGATCAGGCGCCTTTGTCTAACGTCCCAGCGGCTTACGATCTGGTCAATCATGAGCCCCCAACTGACGATCAGGTTCGTCATGAGCAAGCGCCTTGCGAACCAGCACATGAGCAGGCATCGCCTGGCGAACCGTCTCCGGCGACTCCGGTCCTCCTCTGCCTGTCTCGTTGTGAGGGCCATCCCGTGCGGACCCAGGCAGGCCGTCCCTTGGGGCAGGTGGGCGACATCCTCTTTGACCCTGCCCAGGGCCAACTCACGGCGGTAGAGGTTTCTGATGGCCTGATGCAGGACCTGCTTACAGGGCGGCTCCAGCTTCCCTGGCCGGACGTAACAGAATGGCGGGCCGATACGGTCATCGTGGCTGATCACTGGCAGGACGCGTGGCAGCGGGAATAGCAAAGGGAGGGACTTCCATGAGCTGCCCTGTCTGTGGCGGGAAGCAGGTTGGCAAGGTCGGCGTGAACCAGTTCTACTGCTGGAATTGCTTTATCGAGTTCAACGAGCGGAATGAGATCTTCGAGGTCGCCGAAGACGGCAGCCTGATGGCCCTGGAGCCCGATCCGCCGTTGATGGATCTCGATGGGGCGAATGCGGCGCCGGTGTAAAATTGGGCGAAGGTTGCGCTGTCTCGATGGGACGAACGCTGCGCCCTAGGGAAAAGGGAGCTTGCGGCGCGAATCCTGCGCCGATTTCGAATAAGGCGTTGAGTGGAAGGAAAAGCCCGCGTCATAGGCGGGCTTTTCGGATTCTCCGGCGAAAAACATGTGGAGGTGGAGACGGCGTTGCCGAAAGGCCGTTGGCGCATCCTGCTTGTAGCTGGATTCTGGGCGATCGTGCTCCTGCTGTCGTACCTGTTGCGGCAGACCTTGGTTCCCTTTGCCGTGGCTTTCGTGCTGGCTTATCTGCTCTATCCCGGCGTGGTCTGGTTGGAAAAAGGGGGGCTAAGCCGCGTGGTGAGCATCCTCGCCGTCTTCGCCGTCGTCTTCGGCGGTTTTGCCAGTCTCATCGCCTTCGGCATGCCGCGCATCTTCAGCGAACTGAACCGCTTCAGTGTCCAGCTTCCTCAATACACCCAGCAAATGCAGGCATGGCTCGCCCGCATCCAGCAGGACATGATTCAGTCCGGCTTCCCGCCAGGCATTCAACAGGTCTGGAGCGACACCCTCGCCCGGGGGGAAGCGACGATTCTGGCGGCGGTGCGCTGGCTCCTGGAGAGCGCCGTCAGCCTCGCTGAAAACGCCTTCGACATCGTCCTGATCCCGGTCATGAGCTTCTATTTCCTTCGCGACTGGGAAGCCATCGGCAAGGGGAGCTTAAACCTCGTCCCCCAGAACCTGCGCGCTCATGTGCAGATCGTCGGCGGGGAAGTGAACCGCATATTGCGGGCCGTTGTCCGCTGCAACTTCCTTATGGCCCTCGTCGTCGGCGTGCTGACCACCGTCGGTCTCACCCTGATCGGCCTCGAATACAGCCTGCTCATCGGCATCATCGCCGGCATCGCCGATCTGATCCCCTACTTCGGCCCCCTCATCGGCATGGTTCCGGCATTGGTCGTCGGCCTGCTCGAATCGCCGCGGCTTGCCCTCTATGCCGTCCTGATCATGATCGTCGTCCAGCAGATCGAAGCAAACCTGCTCTCGCCGAAGCTCTTGGGCGACTCAGTGGGACTCCATCCCTTGGCCGTCATCTTCGCCCTCCTCGCCGGCGGACACCTCTTTGGCATCGTCGGCCTGCTCCTGGCCGTGCCGGTGGTGGCGGTTGGAAAAGTGGTGGGGCGGTATGTGCTGTTGAAGGTGTTGGTGTGATACTTAACATAACAAGGGTGAGGTCAGGGTAAGGGTGAGGTTAGGGTATGACCCCAGTCTTGTCTTGGCCTTTCAACTGGTTCGCGAGCTGGAGGTCTCGATCGGAGAACCGTTCTGTTACAGACCGGAGCAAGCTGAACCCGGTCTGTGACTGCCGTAGCCTGACATCCCCGCGACGAGCAAATGAGTTACAGACCGAAGCAAGCTGAACTTAGTCTGTGACTGGCAAGTCCTAAAAGAGGCCGTCTAGAAAATAAGCAAATTCCCTAGCCAGCCCTTGCAAAAGCATGATTTTTTAATACAAACAGCAAAAAACTAGAGTCTTTTTATCGGTCTCACCGGCCCTTTTTGAGGATTTTCCTCAAAAAGGGCAGATCTCCCCCTTGCACCTTATGCGGCTTTTTTGAAAGCAACACCGCGTAAGGCACTCACCTCCAACACCATGGTTGCATTCTTATCATTTCGTAGACGGTTGAGTTTTTGAAAGTTCGCCGCTAACGCGCTGAGCCGGGCGGCATAAGCCAGATTTCGTTTTCCGATACGGCGAACCCGGCGCAGTCCGTAACGGTTGACCAGTTCATTTTGCTTGGCTTCGATGCGGCTGCGAAGACGCATCTGTTCCTTATAGATTTTCGTTTGGGAGTGCTTTGCCGCCTCGAGCATGACACCATAGGCGTTGTGAATAAAAATCGTGCGCCGATGTTTCTTTTCTTTAAAACAGGTCGTGTAACGAGGGCAGTGCTTGCAATCATGGTCCTTGGCGCGAAGCACGAAGTTCTTCCCATCTGCCACTTCCGAATAGGTGGTGATGACTTTTCCTCTCGGGCAGATCAGTTGTGTTTGGTCTTCGGAAACTTGAAATCCCTCGCCCGCGAGGATATCACATTTTGTCTTTGGTGAAAGTGGCGCCACTACGTCAATGCCTTTTTCCTTGAGGGTGACACGGTCATCGCCCGCACCATAGTGGGTATCTCCAATGATCGTCGGGTTTTCTACACAATCGGTGGGAAGCTGATCCGCTAACGGCACCAGACTGGAGCCGTCATAGTCGTTGGCTTTCATGGCCTCGGCGGCGGCGATAAATCCGGAATTTCCGACTTCGACGATGGCCATCTTATACCCGCGCCATTTCGTCTTGCCCTTACAACCGAAACGGGCTTCGCTGTCTACAGCCGAAACTATCATATCTTTGACAGAACCGCCGGGGGCTATCTCAAGAGTTCCATCATCTTTCCGAATGATTCGTTCACGGAGGATACGGCAAAGCAAAAGGGCGTAATGAATGACATCGGGCTTCTTCTTCCACGAAGCCTCCGATGACTCCACGTAGGCCAGCAGTTCGTCAGCCTCGCTGACCACTTCAACAAGCCGTTCCATTTTGGCCTTATCGTCCAGGTTATGCTCTTTCACTTCCGTCACTGTTTCCAGGTAACGTACCGCCCGAGGGGCATGGGGGATTGCATGCCATGGAACACTGTATTGCTTCGCCAAAAGACGCACCAACAGGCGCATGGCTTGGCGGATCAGTTCGATGGTCGTGGGGGCACTGATGGGAGCTATGACATGGGTCGTGTCCGTTATCCAAGGTTCTTTCCCTGTCAAAACGCCCAGGTAGTACATCAACCGGATAAAGCGATCGAGATAGACCTTATCAAGTTCCTTTTGGATGAGCCGTTGCCGGTGGACGCCAAAATTGGCGTGATCAATGCCCGGTTCATCGAGGGCCATTCCTAACGCAAACTTGACCTCGATGTTCACACGTGTCTGTGCTTCCATCCCCCGGTCTGTTTCGCCCAGCATTTCCTGTAACATGCAGGCCATCGTCATCTGCCGGGCCGCATGACTGGGACGTCCGTTGTCAAGGCAATAGAGACCTGTAAAATCCTCCGGTTGTATTAATAGGGGCGCCAATTCACGAAACAGGCGAAAGACGGAATCGGCAGGCACAAGTTGGTCCCAGAGGGCTGCAAAGTCGTAAAAGCTAACTTGGGGGTCCACATCGAATCGAAACAAGGTACATCGCCTCGCTATAAACAGTCTTTGTACCTATATCCTTCGACGCGAAGAGTCGAATTCCCTTTAAATTCCACCAATTTCCATATAAAAACGTCTTGCTTTTTGCCCTCTCTTGAGGGGGTTTTTAGACAGACTCTTATAATCTGTTGGAATTATTCGGGATTGAAGCTTGGGTGGTCAATGCGCAGCATATTAAAATGGTTCCTGGGCGAAAGACGGACGTTAAAGATGCGGAGTGGATTGCGAGCTTGATGCGGCACGGGCTTCTGAAACGAAGCTTTATTCCGAACCGACCTCAGCGGGAACTTCGGGAATTACTCCGATATCGCAAAAGCATGATTGATGAACGAAGTCGAGAACTGAACCGAATGCAAAAAGTTCTCGAAGGAGCCAACATTAAGCTGGCATCCGTCGCTTCGGATATCCTTGGTGTATCATCTCGCAAGATGATCGAAGGTATCATTGAAGGTCAGTCTACACCGGAGGAACTTGCTCAACACGCCAAAGGGCGGATGAAAGCGAAGAAAGATGAATTGGCCAAAGCATTGGATGGATTGGTGGGACCTCACCAACAAATGATGCTGAGCGAGCAATTGAAACATCTTGACTACCTGGATGAGCAAATCAAACGATTGGATCATGCCGTAGCTCGCCAAATGAACATGGCGGAAGAATTGATCCAGCTCCTTGATACCATACCGGGTGTGGGTCGTCGTACAGCAGAGCATCTGCTGGGGGAGGTCGGACTCGATATGTCCCGATTTCCCGACGCGGCGCATTTAGCCTCTTGGGTGGGTATGGCTCCAGGGAATAACGAAAGTGCCGGAAAGCGAAAGTCCGGGAGGACACGTAAGGGAAATAAGCATCTTCGCAGCGCATTGGTCGAAGCAGGGCGTGCAGCAACTAGAACGAAAGATACCTTTCTTTCCGCCATGTACCACCGAATCGCGGCTCGACGTGGAAAAAACCGAGCGGCCCTCGCGGTGGGACATCGAATTCTCGTGATCTTCTATCACATTGTTACAAATCGTGAACCGTATAAAGAGCTCGGGGCAAATTATCATGACCAGCGGCGAAAGCAGTCTGTGGTGAATCGGACCGTGAAACGTCTTGAAGCCATGGGATATAAGGTAACGATTGAGGAAACAAGTCAGGCCGCATAAAAATGATGTTGATATTTACAGGTAATGTTTTCTAGGCGGTTTAGCAATGGGCTGTCCCGGGCATCCTATTGTATTTTTTTGGAAAAGTTTTCAGGGTAGTTTCACTGGATGACCCGCTATGTAGGGGATATCCAGCAACTCTCGGTCAGGCAATCCCAGCAGCTTTTGGGCATTTTAGGCCAGCGTAAACAGGGTTGAACCGCGCGAGTCCCGCCGGAGAGACTTAGCGGAGATTGCAGAAAAAGGCGATCAGAAGTGTAAAAATTGATTGTGAAGATCGGTGCGAAAAAGGATTTTTCTCGGTAAGCGCCAATAGATAAGTGTCAATAGCAAGGAAACGAGGGAGCCATGAAGGTTCCAATGCCTTAGCAGAAGCAGAGGCTTGGTTCTTCGTGGCTTTTTTGTTTGTCTAGATTCGTATGCCTAGAAGAAGCACGAAAGGTGGACGCTCCAATGAACCTTCAACAGGACAATCAACAGGACAATCAAGTGGATACCCGGAACTGGCAGGAACAAGAGCGCTGGCAACAATGTGTGCGCTTTCATGGTCATGCCTGTCCCGGCTTGGCCATCGGCTTTCGGCAGGCGCTCATCGCCATGGAGGCGCTGAAAGTGAAGCGCGACGGCGATGAGGAACTCTTCGCCGTTATCGAGACGGACGCCTGCGGCGCGGACGCCGTCCAGTGGTTGACCGGGTGCACGATCGGCAAAGGCAATCTGATCTATCGCGATCGGGGTAAGCACGCCCTGACACTGGCCGATCGAAAGAGCTGTCAAGCCGTCCGCGTGGTTACCCTTCCTGGCGAATCGCATAGGGATAGACGGAGTGCCGAACTCCGGGCCAAGGTGATGGCTGGGGAGGCCACGCCAGAGGAACGATCCGAGTGGAGCCGTTTGCAACAGGCGCGCATGAACGATTTGCTGCGCATGCCGGTTGAAGCCTTGTTCCGGATTACAGCGGTTCCCATGCCTCCGGTGCAAAAAGCCAGACTCTTCAATACGGTTGTCTGTAGCCGCTGTGGCGAGCCCCTGGCCGAGTCACGGGCGCGTTTGGCTGATGGCAAGCCTGTTTGCCTTGATTGCCACCCTGACTACAGCCGAGGTTGGTAGAAGGAGGGGCAATGATGAAAGCATGGACGAAGCAGACAGCCCGCCCTCTGGCCGGCCTTGTGACAACCCTGTTTCTGGTTATGACCTTGCTGTCCGGATGTGTCGGCCAACCGGCGCAGAAGGCGGTTCAAAGCGGGCCAATCGACACCTATACCATTGCCGATCCCCGGGGCGACTGGGGTTTTCCCTCTCCCTGGGGCCACTACCAGCGGGGGCCCGGTTATCTGCGCATGAGTTTTCTCTACGATACGCTGATCTGGAAAGACGAGCAGGGCTTTACGCCTGCCTTGGCCAGTCATTGGAGTTACGATGAAGGGACCAAGGCCTACCGTTTTGCACTGCGCGATGACGCCCTTTGGCATGACGGACAAAAAGTCACTGCCGGCGACGTTCTGTTCACCTTTGAGTATATGAAAAAGCATCCCTATCCATGGGTTGACTTGAGCGAAGTGGAGAAGGTGGAGGCTGTCGACGCGCAAACAGTGCAGATCACTCTCAAGAGGCACTACGCGCCTTTTCTGGAGAACGTTGCCGGTGCCTTGCCCATCCTGCCCCGCCACATCTGGGCTGCGATTGAAAGACCGGAAGAGCATGCCGAAAAAGAAGTGCTCATCGGCTCCGGTCCTTACCGGCTCGTCGATTACAGCAAGGAGCACGGTACATACCTCTATCAGGCCAACGACCGCTATTACGGCGGCAAGCCGAAGGTGGCGCAGATCCGTTTTGTGAAACTGAATGAAAGCATGGCCGCTGCCGCGCTGACCAAGGGGGAGGTGGACGCGGCCCAAATTCCGGGAGAGACGGCGGAGCAAATGAGGCAAGTCGGCATGCAGGTGATCCGAGGGCCTCATTTCTGGAACGCCAAGCTGATGTTCAATCACCAGAAGGCGCCGTTTTCAGACAAAGCTTTTCGCCAGGCCCTGGCTTATACGATTGACCGTCAGGAACTGGTGGCCAAATCGCTGCGCGGACAAGGCGCTCCGGCCAGTCCTGGCCTGATCCCGCCCGACAGCCCTTGGCATGAGCCGCAGGTGACGCCTTACACTGCCGATCTGGAGAAAGCCAGGGAGCTGTTGGCGTCGCTGGGATATTTTTTGGAACAGGGGAGCCTGGTCAAAGAGTGTCGGGAACTGTCTTTGGAACTCCTCTGTTCGCCTGATAACGGGCGCGACGGGGAGATCATCAAAGAGCAATTGGCCCGCATCGGGATCAAGGTCCGCGTAAAAAGTCTGGAAGCCAAGACCGTGGACGCCAAGGTCGGCGCATGGGATTTTGACCTGGCCGTCAGCGGTCATGGGGGCATCGGCGGTGACCCGCAGTTTTTCAGCAGGATGATCACCGGGCAGGGCTTTCTCAGTGCCCGCTACAACGACAACAGCCGGTTGAATGCATTATTGAATGAACAACTGTCCGCCATGGATGAAGAGAAACGCAAGGAACAGGTGCGGGAGGCTCAGCGTATCTACGCGGAGGATCTGCCGGCCTTGAGCCTCTACTACCCCACAGACTACTGGTGCCATAACGGCAAGGTAAACCTCTTTTACACACAGGGCGGCATCTCCGTCGGCATCCCGCTGCCCCTCAATAAACTGGCTTTCGTGCGGCCCTGAACGAGAGAGTGATGTTTTTGGGCAAGTCTTCACGAAAAGGCCTCCTCACGCATCTCTTCGCGTTGCTTGTTCTGATAACGCTGAATTTTGTTCTGCCTCGTTCGATGCCGGGGGATCCTTTACAGGCCCTTGGGGAAGAGGCGTTGCTGTGCATGAGTGAGGAGACTAAGGCTGAACTGATCCGCCGTATGGCCCTGGACCAGCCCTTGTCGGCTCAGTTTGTCTCATATTGGGTGAACCTGCTGCAGGGCGATCTGGGCTACTCTTACGCCTATCAGGCGCCCGTCAGCGCCGTCATCGGTGGCGCCCTTCCCTGGACGTTGGCCCTGACAGGTGTGTCCCTGTTGCTTTCCTTCTCGATTGGTCTGTTGGCGGGCATCTATTCCGGCTGGCGCCGCGGCCATCCTGTCGATCGCGGCCTCTCCTTGGCCATGGTGGCTCTCAGCGGTTTGCCCAACTACTTCATCGGCGTGCTCTTGCTGTTGCTCTTCGCCGTCCAGCTAGGCTGGTTCCCGCTTTCGGGCGCCGTGACCGCTTATGCGGGATGGACAGGGCTGCGCTGGCTCGGTGATGTGATCGCCCACATGATCCTCCCGGTCGTCGCCTTGACCTTGGCCACTTTGCCCGAGTTTTATTTGTTGACTCGCAGCGCCATGGTGAACATCCTGGACGCGCCCTTCATGCGGACGGCCCGAGCGAAGGGCGTCGGTCCCTGGAGACTCCAATTTCGCCATGGCGGGCGTAATGCGTTGCTCCCTTCTGTGGCCCGGCTGGGTGTCTTGGCCGGCAAGGCGTTGACCGGGGCATTGTTTGTAGAGATGGTTTTTGCCTACCCGGGCTTGGGCCATGTGATCCATCAGGGGTTGCTGTCCAGGGATTACCCCTTGGTGCAGGGCCTCTTCTTCATCGTCGCCTGCCTGGTGATCACCTGCAACCTGCTGGCGGACAAGCTGCTGCAAAAGCTGGATCCGAGGGTCAACGATGCATATTAATTACCGCCAACGCTTTATTTCCCATCCCCTCGGGCGGCTGGGGCTGACGCTGGCTGCCGCTTTCGCCGCCCTTTGTCTCATCGGACCTTGGCTGTCTCCCTATGCGCCGCAGGCTACTTCTTATGCCCTTTTTGCGCCCCCCTCGGGGGAACACTGGCTGGGCACCAACGATGTGGGCCAGGACATTCTGGCCTGTCTGCTTGCCGGCGGTCGCACCTCCTTCCTGGTAGCCCTCGGGGTGGCTTTTTCATCGACGGCCCTCGCCTGCCTTGTCGGCGCTCTTTCGGCCATGGGCGGGGGCTGGGTCGACCGGTTGCTGATGAGGTTGACCGATGTGCTGCTGGCTGTACCTCATCTGGTGCTGATCCTGTTGGTCTCCACCTACCTCAGTCCATCGCCTTGGTTGGAGATCGCCCTCTTCTCGCTGCTGCTCTGGGGACCGGGGGCGCGGGTGATCCGAGCGCAGGCGCTGTCGCTGAAAGAAAGGGCGGCTGTCTATGCGGCCGCTGCTTTTGGCGCCGGGAAGAGCTATCTCTTTGCTCGCCATATCTTTCCCGATCTGGTTCCCCTCCTGTCGGTGCTGTTCTTGCAGGGCGCCCGGCAGGCCGTCTTCATGGAGGCGGGACTGTCTTTTATCGGCTTGGCGGACCCCAATACGGTCAGTTGGGGCGCCATGATCCGCCATGCTCTCGGTTTTACCTATCTGGAAGTGTGGATGTGGTGCCTCTTGCCTGTCGGCGCCGCCCTGTCCGTGACGATGGTGGCCTTGACCTGCATCGGTCACGCCCTGGAAGAAATGGTCAAACCACCTGTGGAGGGTCATGGGGTTGAAGATTTGTATCCGTGATGTACAGGTTTGCTTTGGAGGCAAGGAGATAATCGGCGGTGTGGACCTGGACATCGCCCGGGGAGAATCTGTCGCCGTCATCGGTGAATCAGGGGCCGGCAAGACGACGTTGGCCCTCTCCTTGATGGGCCTGAGCGAGGGAGAGAAGGCAGGGGCCATCGTCGTCGAGGGGTTGCCCTTTGGCGAAGCGGAGACAGATCTGCTGCGTCTGTCTGAGGAGAAGTGGCGCGAACTGCGGGGTCGGCACTTTGCCATGGTTTTCCAAAACA from Heliomicrobium modesticaldum Ice1 encodes the following:
- the mnmA gene encoding tRNA 2-thiouridine(34) synthase MnmA; the protein is MKETVVVAMSGGVDSSVTAALLLEQGYDVIGVTLQIWPKDAPEGAEGGCCSLSAVEDAKRVASKLGVPHYVLNFRDYFETEVIEYFGREYLAGQTPNPCIRCNRVIKFEGLLQKSLALGAAKVATGHYARIEQDSATGRYRLGRGIDANKDQSYALFNMTQEQLSRTLFPLGGFTKPEIREKAAQLGLAVASKPDSQEICFIPDNDYRRFLEERYPDHRFQPGPFVDQEGNVIGTHRGLPFYTVGQRKGLGVAFGFPAYVIALDVEHNAVVIGPDEAVKGRRLLADDLNWIDIAGLKAPMEVEAKIRYSASPAIAVISPVKDGSAVIVEFAAPQRAITPGQAVVFYRGDWVVGGGTIVRNLDLKLPEIRHPEPKPVKGVKAKGRV
- a CDS encoding PRC-barrel domain-containing protein; the encoded protein is MRKGRDIIHLPVVHSATGKTVGRVTDLIVNTREGRVTGLLLAAEGESANRRIDWTQVIYDRDVIRTEAEPAPHDPASLEPKPHDRAGHDSASHESAGHALAMQEPAGHAPDDQAPLSNVPAAYDLVNHEPPTDDQVRHEQAPCEPAHEQASPGEPSPATPVLLCLSRCEGHPVRTQAGRPLGQVGDILFDPAQGQLTAVEVSDGLMQDLLTGRLQLPWPDVTEWRADTVIVADHWQDAWQRE
- a CDS encoding AI-2E family transporter produces the protein MEGKARVIGGLFGFSGEKHVEVETALPKGRWRILLVAGFWAIVLLLSYLLRQTLVPFAVAFVLAYLLYPGVVWLEKGGLSRVVSILAVFAVVFGGFASLIAFGMPRIFSELNRFSVQLPQYTQQMQAWLARIQQDMIQSGFPPGIQQVWSDTLARGEATILAAVRWLLESAVSLAENAFDIVLIPVMSFYFLRDWEAIGKGSLNLVPQNLRAHVQIVGGEVNRILRAVVRCNFLMALVVGVLTTVGLTLIGLEYSLLIGIIAGIADLIPYFGPLIGMVPALVVGLLESPRLALYAVLIMIVVQQIEANLLSPKLLGDSVGLHPLAVIFALLAGGHLFGIVGLLLAVPVVAVGKVVGRYVLLKVLV
- a CDS encoding IS1182-like element ISHmo2 family transposase; this encodes MFRFDVDPQVSFYDFAALWDQLVPADSVFRLFRELAPLLIQPEDFTGLYCLDNGRPSHAARQMTMACMLQEMLGETDRGMEAQTRVNIEVKFALGMALDEPGIDHANFGVHRQRLIQKELDKVYLDRFIRLMYYLGVLTGKEPWITDTTHVIAPISAPTTIELIRQAMRLLVRLLAKQYSVPWHAIPHAPRAVRYLETVTEVKEHNLDDKAKMERLVEVVSEADELLAYVESSEASWKKKPDVIHYALLLCRILRERIIRKDDGTLEIAPGGSVKDMIVSAVDSEARFGCKGKTKWRGYKMAIVEVGNSGFIAAAEAMKANDYDGSSLVPLADQLPTDCVENPTIIGDTHYGAGDDRVTLKEKGIDVVAPLSPKTKCDILAGEGFQVSEDQTQLICPRGKVITTYSEVADGKNFVLRAKDHDCKHCPRYTTCFKEKKHRRTIFIHNAYGVMLEAAKHSQTKIYKEQMRLRSRIEAKQNELVNRYGLRRVRRIGKRNLAYAARLSALAANFQKLNRLRNDKNATMVLEVSALRGVAFKKAA
- a CDS encoding IS110 family transposase; the protein is MELFGIEAWVVNAQHIKMVPGRKTDVKDAEWIASLMRHGLLKRSFIPNRPQRELRELLRYRKSMIDERSRELNRMQKVLEGANIKLASVASDILGVSSRKMIEGIIEGQSTPEELAQHAKGRMKAKKDELAKALDGLVGPHQQMMLSEQLKHLDYLDEQIKRLDHAVARQMNMAEELIQLLDTIPGVGRRTAEHLLGEVGLDMSRFPDAAHLASWVGMAPGNNESAGKRKSGRTRKGNKHLRSALVEAGRAATRTKDTFLSAMYHRIAARRGKNRAALAVGHRILVIFYHIVTNREPYKELGANYHDQRRKQSVVNRTVKRLEAMGYKVTIEETSQAA
- a CDS encoding FmdE family protein, with amino-acid sequence MNLQQDNQQDNQVDTRNWQEQERWQQCVRFHGHACPGLAIGFRQALIAMEALKVKRDGDEELFAVIETDACGADAVQWLTGCTIGKGNLIYRDRGKHALTLADRKSCQAVRVVTLPGESHRDRRSAELRAKVMAGEATPEERSEWSRLQQARMNDLLRMPVEALFRITAVPMPPVQKARLFNTVVCSRCGEPLAESRARLADGKPVCLDCHPDYSRGW
- a CDS encoding ABC transporter substrate-binding protein; translation: MKAWTKQTARPLAGLVTTLFLVMTLLSGCVGQPAQKAVQSGPIDTYTIADPRGDWGFPSPWGHYQRGPGYLRMSFLYDTLIWKDEQGFTPALASHWSYDEGTKAYRFALRDDALWHDGQKVTAGDVLFTFEYMKKHPYPWVDLSEVEKVEAVDAQTVQITLKRHYAPFLENVAGALPILPRHIWAAIERPEEHAEKEVLIGSGPYRLVDYSKEHGTYLYQANDRYYGGKPKVAQIRFVKLNESMAAAALTKGEVDAAQIPGETAEQMRQVGMQVIRGPHFWNAKLMFNHQKAPFSDKAFRQALAYTIDRQELVAKSLRGQGAPASPGLIPPDSPWHEPQVTPYTADLEKARELLASLGYFLEQGSLVKECRELSLELLCSPDNGRDGEIIKEQLARIGIKVRVKSLEAKTVDAKVGAWDFDLAVSGHGGIGGDPQFFSRMITGQGFLSARYNDNSRLNALLNEQLSAMDEEKRKEQVREAQRIYAEDLPALSLYYPTDYWCHNGKVNLFYTQGGISVGIPLPLNKLAFVRP
- a CDS encoding ABC transporter permease; amino-acid sequence: MSEETKAELIRRMALDQPLSAQFVSYWVNLLQGDLGYSYAYQAPVSAVIGGALPWTLALTGVSLLLSFSIGLLAGIYSGWRRGHPVDRGLSLAMVALSGLPNYFIGVLLLLLFAVQLGWFPLSGAVTAYAGWTGLRWLGDVIAHMILPVVALTLATLPEFYLLTRSAMVNILDAPFMRTARAKGVGPWRLQFRHGGRNALLPSVARLGVLAGKALTGALFVEMVFAYPGLGHVIHQGLLSRDYPLVQGLFFIVACLVITCNLLADKLLQKLDPRVNDAY
- a CDS encoding ABC transporter permease: MHINYRQRFISHPLGRLGLTLAAAFAALCLIGPWLSPYAPQATSYALFAPPSGEHWLGTNDVGQDILACLLAGGRTSFLVALGVAFSSTALACLVGALSAMGGGWVDRLLMRLTDVLLAVPHLVLILLVSTYLSPSPWLEIALFSLLLWGPGARVIRAQALSLKERAAVYAAAAFGAGKSYLFARHIFPDLVPLLSVLFLQGARQAVFMEAGLSFIGLADPNTVSWGAMIRHALGFTYLEVWMWCLLPVGAALSVTMVALTCIGHALEEMVKPPVEGHGVEDLYP